The Echinicola rosea genome has a segment encoding these proteins:
- a CDS encoding bactofilin family protein has translation MFNKGEEKKSVAEMVNSSNVIAKETSIKGDIVTQGNIRIEGEVDGTLSSKTKIVIGESARLIGNINTKEAEIAGNVEGEVRCSEILFLKRTAVINGNILTKKLVIENGAVFNGDCKMTENVQTSTKGEINTVSLKNEKSKSEKEVAAG, from the coding sequence ATGTTTAATAAAGGAGAAGAAAAAAAATCGGTAGCGGAGATGGTAAACTCCAGTAATGTAATAGCAAAGGAAACTTCTATCAAAGGAGATATTGTCACTCAGGGAAATATCAGGATAGAGGGAGAGGTAGATGGGACCTTGAGTTCCAAAACCAAAATTGTCATTGGCGAATCAGCGCGGTTGATCGGTAATATTAATACTAAAGAAGCAGAAATTGCCGGTAATGTGGAGGGAGAGGTGAGGTGCTCCGAAATCCTTTTTCTAAAAAGGACAGCCGTCATTAATGGAAATATCCTTACCAAAAAGTTGGTCATCGAAAATGGAGCCGTCTTTAACGGCGATTGTAAGATGACTGAAAACGTCCAAACATCTACCAAAGGTGAAATAAATACGGTTTCCCTGAAAAATGAAAAATCCAAATCAGAAAAAGAAGTCGCCGCGGGATGA
- a CDS encoding M23 family metallopeptidase, producing MGLQQKIKNWIENKYLFVIRREEDFSVITSLSINKIKVGLIFVFTLLVFFMISLILSRTFLASWFDPAYQESENMKKIYSLSQTVDSLLVEVEAKDRYLQNIQQIISGETAGDSSAVEDDVVENADPVRVPTSKDLYRKGAATQEIIDEFEAMPPDEGSFQQLNSSSFTETFFFSPIKGVVSARFDLSKDHLGIDLVSEENEPVKSVADGTVILASWTLETGYVITIQHSNELISIYKHNSVLLKSVGEPVTGGEVISVVGNTGEQTTGQHLHFELWYKGNPLNPQEFITFD from the coding sequence TTGGGATTACAACAAAAGATAAAAAACTGGATTGAAAATAAATACCTTTTCGTCATCAGGAGGGAGGAAGACTTCTCAGTCATTACTTCTTTAAGCATCAATAAGATAAAAGTAGGGCTTATATTTGTGTTTACTTTATTGGTTTTTTTCATGATTTCTCTCATCTTATCCAGGACCTTTTTGGCCAGTTGGTTTGATCCTGCATACCAAGAGTCTGAAAACATGAAGAAAATTTATTCCCTTTCCCAGACGGTGGATAGCTTATTGGTAGAGGTGGAAGCTAAGGATCGTTATCTTCAAAATATCCAGCAAATTATATCAGGGGAAACGGCCGGGGATTCATCAGCCGTGGAAGATGACGTCGTCGAAAATGCTGATCCTGTACGTGTTCCGACCAGCAAAGACCTGTATAGGAAAGGAGCTGCCACTCAGGAGATTATTGATGAATTTGAGGCCATGCCTCCTGATGAAGGTAGTTTTCAGCAGCTCAATAGCAGTTCGTTTACAGAGACCTTTTTCTTTTCGCCGATCAAAGGGGTGGTTTCGGCACGCTTTGATCTATCAAAGGATCATTTGGGCATAGACTTGGTGTCAGAGGAAAACGAACCGGTCAAATCGGTGGCCGACGGGACGGTGATTTTGGCAAGTTGGACGTTGGAGACGGGGTATGTCATCACCATACAGCACTCCAATGAACTGATTTCTATTTATAAACATAATTCTGTATTATTGAAATCCGTTGGTGAACCAGTGACTGGTGGAGAAGTCATATCTGTGGTAGGGAATACCGGGGAACAAACTACCGGTCAGCATCTTCACTTTGAATTATGGTATAAAGGGAATCCACTAAACCCACAAGAATTTATAACCTTCGATTAA
- the porW gene encoding type IX secretion system periplasmic lipoprotein PorW/SprE: MRKTLNFLIFLCFLLLGCSSERNTFTNRLYHNVTARFNAYFLAKEKIQEAEKSFREAYQEDYTQVLPVYFPIDSASVDANEEKLNEARELAGKAIDWHRISQWVDDSYFLLGLIDYYEANTDDAINTYKYLNVNSEDDEVRHQALIQLLRIFVEQRKFDDASYVIDFLSKESEISKENKQKLYKTLAYYYEARHEKDGVIAALEKCIEVTTDNHEKSRLNFILAQLYQRAGFDARAYDYYKNASEGNPPYELAFFSQLYAQQVAELEKSKDLKKVRDYYDNLYQDRKNTDLRDVVLYEKALFELKQKETDEAIKLLHQAAQEPGKLEKQKGYIYQKLAEIFFDEKEDYRASKYYLDSALQHFKPTDTNYQTLSSKQDILDRYTVNYELLTKNDSLLQLSQMRPEEQEKIAENYIQAEEERLLAEAEAKTTKKNAGIFDNLLAFGGNASASTFYFDNPTAMQKGEIEFFRNWGNRALEDNWRRKSSSFGNAVSSLPTSRDTTAARQVSQEDSIRGILPDKATLLANIPKDPEQISQLNDQMEEARLQLGKVLYFDLKRPDLAREYLTDLLQFHPDSEKKAEAYYTLFLIEKETGGSTTYYVSRLNKEFPDSPFTKSVNNPIGETSSTAANKTAESNYQKAYSAFQSGDYSIAKTLTQSTLNKYPLTEVTDKLLLLDIMLSGKLESKGRYQERLENYIENTDSPGLVKMARNMLVALTGETEVEQVASVDSTNVSDSLRINTPDKRIASDSVAAEKQIYKLNKEQTHIFILVIDPDAIPQTKNLSAELENFHDKNFQDSRLRTGNLSFTRNQSILLVSPFSNAAKAMDYRKKFLTEFKYQGLPEELKKRSFVISIQNFQQLNKRKDITEYEAFFKSSY; this comes from the coding sequence GTGAGAAAGACCTTAAATTTCCTTATTTTTCTATGCTTCCTTTTGTTGGGGTGTTCTTCAGAAAGAAACACTTTTACCAACCGGCTGTACCATAACGTAACGGCACGATTCAATGCCTATTTCTTAGCAAAAGAAAAAATTCAAGAGGCTGAAAAAAGCTTTAGAGAAGCCTATCAGGAAGATTATACCCAAGTACTTCCCGTGTATTTTCCTATTGACAGTGCCTCAGTGGATGCTAATGAAGAAAAACTGAATGAAGCCCGAGAGCTGGCAGGAAAGGCCATAGACTGGCACCGTATCAGCCAATGGGTGGACGACAGCTATTTCCTTCTTGGGCTGATCGATTATTATGAAGCCAACACCGATGATGCCATTAATACGTACAAATACCTTAATGTAAATAGTGAGGACGATGAGGTGCGCCATCAGGCCTTGATCCAGTTGCTCCGGATTTTTGTGGAACAACGAAAATTTGACGATGCTTCTTATGTCATTGATTTTCTCTCCAAGGAATCGGAGATTTCAAAAGAAAACAAGCAAAAGCTCTACAAAACACTGGCCTACTATTACGAAGCACGTCATGAAAAAGACGGCGTCATCGCGGCACTCGAAAAATGCATTGAGGTGACCACCGATAACCATGAAAAGTCCCGGCTAAACTTTATCCTAGCCCAGCTCTATCAACGTGCCGGCTTCGATGCAAGGGCTTATGACTATTATAAAAACGCATCCGAAGGCAATCCTCCCTATGAACTGGCTTTCTTCAGTCAACTGTACGCCCAGCAAGTGGCCGAGCTTGAGAAAAGCAAGGATCTAAAAAAGGTAAGGGACTACTATGACAACCTGTATCAAGACCGTAAAAACACCGACCTAAGGGACGTAGTCCTCTATGAAAAGGCACTTTTCGAACTTAAACAAAAAGAAACCGACGAAGCGATAAAGCTTCTTCACCAAGCGGCCCAAGAGCCAGGGAAACTCGAAAAACAAAAAGGCTATATTTACCAAAAACTGGCAGAAATTTTCTTTGACGAAAAAGAAGACTACAGGGCATCCAAATACTACCTCGACAGTGCACTCCAACATTTCAAGCCTACCGATACCAACTACCAAACATTATCCTCCAAACAGGACATTCTGGACAGGTACACGGTCAATTATGAATTATTAACCAAAAATGACAGCTTACTACAGCTTAGTCAAATGCGTCCTGAAGAGCAGGAAAAAATCGCTGAAAACTATATTCAAGCTGAAGAGGAACGTTTACTGGCCGAAGCTGAAGCCAAAACCACCAAAAAAAATGCAGGCATTTTCGATAACCTATTGGCCTTTGGTGGCAATGCTTCTGCCTCTACCTTCTATTTTGACAACCCGACGGCTATGCAAAAAGGAGAAATCGAATTTTTCAGGAATTGGGGAAACAGGGCTTTGGAGGACAACTGGCGGCGTAAGTCCAGCAGTTTCGGAAACGCAGTATCCTCCCTTCCTACTTCTAGAGACACCACCGCAGCCCGTCAAGTCAGTCAAGAGGATAGTATTCGCGGTATCCTTCCGGATAAAGCCACATTGCTGGCGAACATCCCTAAAGATCCCGAACAAATCTCCCAACTGAATGACCAAATGGAAGAGGCCAGACTCCAACTAGGAAAGGTATTATATTTTGATCTTAAGCGACCAGACTTGGCCAGGGAATACCTGACCGATTTATTGCAATTCCATCCCGATTCAGAGAAAAAAGCAGAAGCCTACTATACCCTTTTCCTCATAGAAAAAGAAACCGGCGGCAGCACGACTTATTATGTCAGCAGGCTGAACAAGGAATTTCCTGATTCCCCATTTACCAAATCGGTCAACAACCCCATTGGTGAAACCTCCAGCACAGCAGCCAATAAAACAGCAGAATCCAACTATCAAAAAGCCTATAGTGCCTTCCAATCAGGCGACTATAGCATTGCCAAAACCCTTACCCAAAGCACACTTAACAAGTATCCCCTTACGGAGGTAACAGACAAGCTATTGCTACTGGACATCATGCTATCTGGAAAACTCGAATCCAAAGGACGCTACCAAGAGCGACTTGAAAACTACATTGAAAACACGGATAGCCCGGGTCTTGTAAAAATGGCAAGAAATATGCTAGTAGCATTGACTGGAGAAACAGAAGTAGAGCAGGTAGCCTCGGTGGACTCTACGAATGTCAGTGATTCACTGCGTATAAATACCCCGGACAAGCGCATTGCTTCGGATAGCGTAGCAGCCGAAAAGCAGATTTATAAACTAAACAAAGAACAAACCCATATATTCATTTTGGTCATTGATCCCGATGCGATCCCCCAGACCAAAAACCTAAGTGCTGAGCTAGAAAATTTTCATGATAAGAATTTTCAGGATTCAAGGTTAAGGACAGGAAACCTATCCTTTACCCGCAATCAATCCATTCTGCTGGTTAGCCCTTTTTCCAATGCAGCCAAGGCCATGGATTACCGGAAGAAGTTCTTGACAGAATTTAAGTATCAGG